The following are from one region of the Burkholderiales bacterium genome:
- a CDS encoding glycosyltransferase family 87 protein, which translates to MPERFRVPPFEKLVKFYRVLAAIAVLAVIYLACAKLIKNPIAKVDLEVYLHAAKLLLAGNNPYLTSIPAGVYYYLYPPLLAFLFIPFTFIPINAVVVLWCVLNVLLTGWIMKTFYELISGTPFFEVPAKTRWVICFFSLLPTARFIFNHLSYGQSNIAMLALALLGLVYWKKEKPVAGGAAIGLSIAIKVISLPLAVWFLARRNLRVTLGIVAGLIIGLLLPALLLGFGKNLEFLDYWVRNIVLYDDLRNTKWPLHVNLSLQAQLYRFFSDTAAFEFNGKLYSLTLFAVPVETLHLIGRLIVILIAGTPAWYAYKYRKHGALVLQWGGIALTFSLMPLFATVMQKHYLVLLLPAYLYVMHLWYDEKLEDKMFRSLVPASMALLTLSSAVFCGEFLSRLLAASGCLALGVLLLSAAIFRAAACLRPS; encoded by the coding sequence ATGCCCGAGCGCTTCCGCGTCCCGCCATTCGAAAAACTGGTCAAGTTCTATCGTGTACTGGCGGCAATCGCGGTGCTTGCCGTTATCTACCTCGCCTGCGCCAAGCTGATTAAAAACCCGATTGCCAAGGTGGACCTCGAGGTTTACCTGCACGCCGCCAAGCTGCTGCTGGCGGGGAATAATCCTTACCTCACTTCGATTCCGGCCGGCGTCTATTATTATCTCTACCCGCCGCTCCTCGCTTTTCTTTTTATTCCTTTCACGTTTATCCCAATCAATGCCGTCGTCGTTCTGTGGTGTGTGCTGAATGTGCTGTTGACCGGCTGGATTATGAAAACGTTTTACGAACTCATCAGTGGCACGCCGTTTTTCGAGGTCCCGGCCAAAACCCGCTGGGTCATCTGCTTTTTTTCGCTGCTGCCCACGGCCCGCTTCATTTTCAACCACCTCTCATACGGGCAATCCAACATCGCGATGCTAGCGTTGGCGCTTCTCGGGCTGGTTTATTGGAAAAAAGAAAAACCGGTTGCCGGCGGCGCGGCAATTGGCCTCTCCATCGCGATTAAAGTGATTTCGCTTCCCCTGGCCGTCTGGTTTCTCGCCAGGCGCAATCTGCGGGTCACGCTGGGCATAGTCGCGGGTCTTATCATTGGGCTGCTGCTGCCGGCGCTGCTGCTGGGCTTCGGCAAGAACCTGGAATTTCTGGATTACTGGGTACGCAACATCGTACTCTACGACGACTTGCGCAATACCAAATGGCCGCTACACGTTAATCTATCTCTGCAAGCGCAGCTTTACCGCTTCTTCAGCGACACGGCGGCATTTGAATTCAACGGCAAGCTCTACTCCCTCACCCTTTTTGCCGTGCCGGTGGAAACTTTGCACCTCATCGGGCGCCTCATCGTCATCCTGATCGCAGGAACCCCGGCCTGGTATGCCTACAAATACCGCAAGCACGGCGCGCTCGTTTTGCAATGGGGCGGCATCGCGCTGACGTTCAGCCTGATGCCGCTGTTTGCGACGGTGATGCAAAAGCATTACCTGGTGCTGCTGCTGCCCGCGTATCTTTATGTGATGCACCTTTGGTATGACGAAAAGCTCGAAGACAAGATGTTCCGCAGCCTGGTCCCGGCTTCAATGGCCTTGCTCACACTCTCCAGCGCGGTTTTTTGCGGGGAATTTCTGTCGCGGCTGCTCGCCGCTTCCGGATGCCTGGCTTTGGGCGTGCTGCTGCTTTCCGCCGCCATTTTCCGCGCCGCGGCCTGCCTGCGCCCAAGTTAA